The segment TGTATGTCCTTTCAGTATAAGTATTACTACAAACCCCAATAGTAATAAAAATGCACAGATAGAAGTGAAAAATCTGAGTTAAGCTTTCAAGACACTCAACTAATAGTTATTATCTCAAAAACTGATtgtttcttcttgattttttttttttttaaaaaagttacttTTTGAATTACTCAATCTGTCTCAATTTAAGTGTCTTGCTTATTTTATGTCCCTAAAAAGTGTTTCTACCCAACACACGGAGGGACAGAGGAAAAACCATTACTATTAATTGACTGACCATACCAGAAATCAACTCTAAGAACTACACTCTACCTGAACTGAACAAATAAAGTgtttacaaaattaaacaaatactAATTCCAAGAATTAGGGATAAAATCGAAAAGAAGAAGGAATTAAACAAACCATTTTGAGCTCTTCATCAGCCTTAGCTGGGGTTAAAATCTTTTCAGGTTGATTTCTGTTCAACAAATTACTTGTCTTCTTCAAAGTATTACTTTTGGAGGGTTTTGACAAATCCAACAATAACCCAATAATGAAGCCAATTACAATTCCTGGAATAAAATTCTCTGGCTTGAAACTTGCACCTAACCATTCTTTTTCCTCCTTCTGCTGCCATTAATTAGTTCTTTTTTCTCAGCATTAAATTACAGAAACAAGTAAAGTTAcattgaaattaataataataccCAAAATTGAAAAGTACCTTCTTTGTAGAATTGGAAGTGCTATCGAAGATACGCATTGAGCTTTGGttgtttgagagaaaaaaagaagaagaagaagaagaagatgagtAGTGATGGGGCTGAGAAATTTACTGGAACACAAAAGTATGACCATgtcatttttatctatttctttttaaaagataaaaataaaaagtaaataataaagatagtatttaattaattgaaataataaaataaatataagaaaagtatttaaaaaaattacaacaattAATAGTTAAGAATAATTGAGGAGTATTTCGTTGAAGGATTAAATACGTATTTCAAGATACAAAGTTTTAGTATGCGTTTGATCATGCGATATCATATTACGATATATAATCAGCGTTTGAATATGTGATTTTTGCGCTAGTTCCATCTCAagattccatatcatgagctGGAATTTCATATTCTCCAAAGACCgtgatatggaatcatatgagaATATCATATGatgatttgagatatttttaatacaaaaattgatccacaaatttatattttgttaaaacaacctCACATTTATATCTCATAACtatttatatcatatgtaaataaaatttataatcataccattagttttataaatttatttttctcaccgacataaaatttattattgagttaaAGTGACTATGTGTTGGTgagaataacaaaatttatgttggtgaaaataataaattttaaaaagtaatgatgtgattttaaattttatttacatgtgaaataaattgttagtatatataaatgtgaggttattttaacaaaatataaatttgtggatcaatttttgtattaaatatctcaaatcatgatatggtattctcatatgattccatatcatgatttttggagaatatgaaatcacatctcatgatatgaaatcatgagatgGAATCAACGTaaaatcgcatgtccaaacacCTACTTACCATAGAAAAAGACATGTACTTCTCTCTTTCCTTGAAGAAAGACACATACTCCCTTTTCCCCTTAGAATAGAtctgagttctagttaaatatgaacatactaTGGACCACATAATTAGTTACTGAGgctttttatttattgaaataatttcaaataattaatttgaattattcttatcatgataaattataaaacattcaactagaaattcgtaattgtacttttattttgaaattcccAATTAACACATGTAATTCCCCATGTTAAGATTATAGatattaatcaataaataaaattactgacgaatttaattcaaaaactaGTTTCCTCTAGAGCATTgattaacttatttcatgtgtcgaATTCATAAATTCACTTGTAAAGTTTGAcacgatgaaaacttataagcTTTTTAAAAAGGCATATGATCAATCCCTATATCGAGACATGGATTCAGTCAACCAAcctattatttcaccaatatatattattatcgtCCAATCTACCGCGCATATTGACTCATGtcagaatctcaccttttaataaatcaaaacgataattaacatatatagatcataatagttatatcaggATTTAAGAATATACGTACATTTAATAGTTcagaaaatatacttttttcAGTCAGTCTAAAATAACTATCTCTACTCGATCCCtttcaatacatacaaattgCACTAACACAAGAAACTGGAACTGTATCTTTCCATAATCAAGATAAACTACATATAATCTTGATCATTTTTGTGCTACAATTGTAACATGTCCAAATTTCATCTTAGattgtgaaaaaaatatatatttataagaatCGATGATTAATCCCCTGTGTATAAGTTTAAACTCTATGCACTAAATCATCTACCATTTAAGTAAACATACACCATAAacgaatatatgatctattaaaactgaataaataattattctataataaatattatataaaacatatagttaatagtatatatcccaGCAGAAGGCATTGAGGGATATTGATTCCGGATGGATGACCACCGTTCAAATCAACTGAGTAATCCCGAAAGAcgaatttcttatttttgtccACATTTTTACTTTCTTGATCCACTATTAATTTCACTACAAGAGAAGTTACAAGTCATGTTTTCCTTTTGGAATTTGGTACATACATGACGTGCCTTTAATAGAAATAGAAAGAACCAAGTCAAAGGTACCTAACTTATCCTCACAACTCTACAAAGAATATATCTTTATCACTTTTCCTTTTCctacaaaacataacaaatccAAATTCCAATAATTACTTTTTCTCTAACTTTCCAAAAATGGAATCCATTGGATCTAGTTCCACCCCTTCCAATCACCACCACCATCACCATCGCCGCCATTTGATGCCAACACAACCACTCGCGGACAGAATTATCCGTGCAGTAAGCCACCATCTCCGCCTCCTCCACCATTACGACACCACTTTCTTTATCTTAGGTGCAACCGGTAATGTATACACTGTTAATCTCTCCACCACCCCATCATGCAGTTGCCCTGATCGAACCGCCCCATGTAAACACATACTATTCGTGTTCATCCGTGTATTGGGTGTCTCAGTTGATGACATGTGTCTTCTCCGGCGAACTCTTAGGCCATGCGAGCTCCAACGCCTTCTTAGCTTACCTATATCAACTGAATCACTAGCAAACCCTAATGTTCGAGAAAGGTTAGACATGCACGAGCacaacttttaattatttaattatattatgtctCAACGGATCTATTATGATGTCTAGGTTCATGGACCAAATATGTGAATGTTAATTCTTTTGAAGTGAAATTTATCAACTTTAGGATCTATGTTGtctgttttaattaattaaagggtaGTCGAGTGCACAAAACATGCATTTTGTGGTCATGCAGGGCTTCGGGGAATGATTACACATAAAGGCAGGGTGCAATGCAAGCAATTTGTCCTGACGCAAAAATCAATGGCTAATTTCAGGACTCGAACAAAAAACATATGAATATTCATATGAAATTGCCTCATCAACAACATTTTCCACAGATTTTCCATCGAAAATCCCATATTTTATCTGTTCTAATACCATATCAAGTTATAGTATGTGATCATAATATCTAAAAATGAATAGCATATACAtagttttagttatttaattatattatgtctCAACAGGTTCCACCAGTTATTTTTTCAAGAACGGTCAAAAAGTTCAGTTTTGAAAATAGAGATAGAGAAGGGTGTAACATGTCCTATATGTTTGGAAGAAATGAACAAGGAAGAAAGAGTGGGAATTTGTGGTACTTGTAAGAATCCATTACATGAAGAATGTTTGATGGCATGGAAGAGAAGTAACAGAAGGAGATCAATGAAGTGTGTGATATGTAGAGCAAGATGGAGGGATTTGAGGGCTAATTCTGAGCAACAAGACAAGTATTTGAATTTATCTGCTTATGATGATGACATGCAAGTGGAAGATAGGCAAAGTCATTGTGGGAGTTAGCTAGGTCCTTTCCATAATTATTTTAGGGTTTCATGATCACTTGCAATTAATGTTTGTGTTAATTGTATATAACTACAAAagtatgtacatatatattcaaggctaaagacattttaaatttGGTGTGTTAGTATGATTTTAGTAAGTTGTTAATTCTACTTACCTGAAACCTTATATTCAATCTTAATTACCATAAAAtgattataaattattgtaTCCAATCAACTATATTTCTTGGTGTCCTTATGCCATATTCACACATTAATTGAATAACGAAAAAATTTATTCGCATTGGTTGTTTACATcacattaatataatttttattattatatgatttaataaaataaaatacatattaattaattaaagttaagtgaaatgaataataaatttaaacacatgacatatatgtattgaattgatataaacATTCGGTACATGTAAGTTTTTTCCATTAAATAATATTCTAAATTCCTTAATTCCCATGTCAGTATCATGTACTTTCAGAAAATTACATCATTTCGTTTGGTTGGAAATTAGTTATTCCAAAATTATGGACTTAGTTATTCTAGGATAACTTATTTCATCACTATGCTATAAATGGTGGGATAAATTATCCCAAACAAGACGTCTAAATATTCACTCCGTCACTATCATTTgttatgatttctatttttagagtcaaagtATAAGagttttgactaacattttaagatgtatttttttcttcatattgagatgcaaaaaattgcaatttataatacttttcatatagttttttaatatctaatttttttgtttaaactttcaaattaaagtaatttaatttaactttgagaattaatcaaattaactttcaaaaaacgcaacatgacaaataaaaatggacgGATAGAGTATATCCCaagactattttatttttatcccaAGACTATTTATTCTTATCCCTCACATCAAACGAGCTTCTTTTATCTTCtactctttatttattttaaagcaAATAAAATTATCCAAAACATTTTTCTGTGTAGACTCAAATCTGAAACCTCTATTAAGATTGAATGGGTGTTAGCACTCTACCATAATCCTATAAAAAtcgtttaaaaatattaaattttacacatatataaaataatccGTTTATTTCAATGGTTTATCCTGCGTCTATTTTAGTGCGTTTCAAAACAATTTAATAActtctttctattttaatttttgaagtgaaatattaaaaatcataaaattaaaataaagtgagTCCCATATTTGGAAGTATGGGAGTAACAAATCATTGCTAAAAAATCAGAGATAAATATCTGCGAGTAAAATACCTGTTGAGCAGAAGAAAATGGCGGAGGAAGTGGAATCATCAGGATCCGGCAACTTGTTCAACAAAATCATAGCACTTGCCGCCGGCGAAGCTCATACACTTGCTCTAACTGGTAAACAAACATCTTTTCTACTTACCCTTTTATTCTTAAACCaatattatcttaaaattaaattattttttcttgcaaATGGTAGCAAATGGGGATGTGTATTCTTGGGGAAGAGGAACATTCGGTCGACTTGGTACTGCTTCTGAAACTGACCACTTATTCCCGGCCCGAATCAACTTTGATTCTGATGGAGATAAAAGGGTAAAGATTGTTGCTATTGCAGCTGGTGCTTATCACAGTCTTGCCTTTTCAGGTTAACTATTTGAAATGATTTCAATTTGTtccaactttttttaaaaaaataatttatttgattggAAAATGAAATGTTGAAGTTATCTATGTGGAAGTGTAATCTAGGGCGGGCTATACCCATTTCATTTGTCACtagaattgattttttttgttgcttCTAGATATGAAGCTATGGGATTGGATTGTTGTGTTCTATTTCAGAATTGTAGTTCATTTGCTCTATGAAATGTGTAGTGGTGGATCTATAATTTAGACGATGTTGGTTCTGAATTAAGATTATGGTTTTGAAATTACGTAGCTTTATCTGTACTTGCTTttaacacacacatacatatatatatatatatatatatatagagagagagagagagaggataaAACGAATAGTTGTGAGTTTTACCAAACACGGGGCATAGTTATTATGGCCccgttgttaggatcgaattcacgcacacacacttgatgaattaaGAACACAACAACTtttaagagaaagagatgagatatctagagaaagagaaaacccaatatttcgtggtaacaccccgtgagtaaacttccacggcggtggggtatatttatattaataaaccgcgtaaacagttatatatattaatcaggctccacaacctaacaccCGTGTTACCATTTACCACAACTCAATAATCTATTAGCGCATCAGAGTTGGTGCTCTTCCATAAATGATGTAGCAGTTTGGAACACTGCATCGATGAAAGTATTGTGTTTTATCTTCCACTGTACCATTTATTAGCAAATTTCTCGATAGAGTCCTTAATATTACTCACATTTCTCATTTAATGGGAAACATCCCTTTTTAATCTGTCCCAAAAAGAAATGATACATCTCTTTTTTGAAACTACTTAATCTTAGCAATCCTGTAATGAAAAGACACTGAGAATTCTCACCTCCActcatttaaaatgatattaGTGGCATATATTTATCATGTCAAAAGtcttgttaattttttaaactcTGTCCAGTGAAACACTATAACATAAATTGAGACGAAGGGAGAAGTATTATAGTTTCAAGGTTTCTACCATGAATTAGACTGATTGCTGCTAATTCACTCATGAACAAACTGAAAAGATATACATATTAAGTAAGTTGACATGACCTATGGGTTTAATCTAACTACCTAACCCATTTTGGAGGATTCAACAGAGTTCACTCTTCTTTTAAGACTCAAATAAGCTAAGTTTATCCAAGTCAAATGAATAGAGGGTGATTCAAATGTCATGCCATTCTGAAGATAAGGTGATCTTAATTGGAGTAACACCAAAAGGTGCTTCCTGTCATGTTTCGAATGACGGAAGCAGTTCAGGGAAAAGAAATCAGGAAACAGAATTTTCGGCTCTCAAGGGTATTGCTGTTTGCAATGATTTGctttcattcttttcttcaaCTACGGGCAGGTAAGACCTCTGTGAACGTTCATCAGTAATACAGTAGGGGATTGAAAGCATTTATATTTTAAGACAATTTTCTCAGAGCACTATGCCCTCATCTTCTGGTTATTTGCTTGCTTTATGCCTTTATCCAAGATGCTAAAATAATGGTACCATGAGGTTTGTTCTTATATGTGAAGGTGTAACAATAACATTCATGTAGTTGCAATTTTTGGCTTACTAAGAATGCTGATACTAAGAAGAGCAACTGTGCTGTTTACAAGGAAAAGTGTTAATTATCTTGAACTCCCAGGCACTGTTTTCCTTCCTCCTCTTTATTTgacttttctttgttttcacAGATGATGGATCAGTATGGGGCTGGGGATACAATGTCTGTATCCTTTGAGAGATTCCTTGAGTTATACGTTTAGTATCATGTGCTTGAACTTATTGACTTTGCAATTGTCTTGTGCATGTGCTATTAATCATTCTTTTCCTTGACTACCTTGTGGATGGACAACTTGGTTTTGACGGAGAAAATTCCTTGGTTCCTCATTTATTGGAGGGATTCCTTGAGTTAGGTTCCCCCAATTCATCAGCTAGTGGCTCAGAGAGAAAGAAACTGATGGTACGAACAAGTTGAAATTAGTGAGGAAATAGGTTGAAATTCAAGGGCTAATTCTGTTTTCTCCTGTAGATTTCCTCGGTTAAAGGTGGTGGAATGATGTCAGCAGCAATTGATGATCTTGGATCTCTATGGATGTGGGGTAATTTTCCTGAACCACAGAAAGGCAAGTCTATGGAGAGTGAATTTTCTCTTACTAGCAGTTGCAACCCAATACCTATCTGGAATTTCCATGGACACACAGTTGTTAAGGTGGCATGTGGAAATGAGCATGTTGTGGCATTAGTCACTGCTGGGGAGGTTTATAAAGGGAGTGATCTTCTTTGTTATTCTTGGGGTGGCAACAGCCATGGTCAGTTAGGCTTGGGAGACAGGCAAAGCAGACAGTATCCTGAAGTTATTGAGCCCTTCAATTCAGATGCGCCTTGGACAGTGTATGAGGTTGCATGTGGAGCTTTTCACACTGCTTTACTAGCTCAGAGAAGTCCAAGTGATACATTAGAAAGTGTATGCTGGACATTTGGCCAGGGAGATAATGGGCAATTAGGTCAAGGGACAACCCAAAGTACGTTGTCTCCTGAACCAGTGAAAGGGTTACCGCGGAATGCGTTTCTTATTTCTGTTGACTGTGGTTTGTTTCACACAAGTGTTGTCTCTTCTGCTGGAGATGTGTGGTCATGGGGAATGGAGAAAGGCCTTGGCCTATGCCCTGAAGCAAGTTATAGTGGACCTGATGCAGGTGATGCAATTCTTCCTCTGTTGATTCCCTGTTCTGGGCTATATGGGCCTAAATTTCCAGAACCTGTTCAAGTTGTCTGTGGTGCTGCCCATACTATTCTTCTGGCAGGTGCTGGATATAAGATGTGGTCTTGGGGTAGAGGATGGAGTGGTGTCCTTGGAAATGGTAAGATGATTGATTGCTACTCTCCAACTATGGCACTGTGGCCACCTCTAGATGCAGATTTTAGAGAACAGAGTGTGAAAGATGGTAGCGATAAAAGTGGTGCAGAAAAGAAAACTGAAGATGTGATAGAATTGGAGAGGAAGCTGTCTATGGCAGCAGAGGATGTAAAGCTTCTTCAGTCGAAACTCTCTCTAATGGAAAGGTATGCTAGCATTCTTCATGGTGCCACCTTTGGGAAACCTTTTGAAGAGCGAGATATGCCAGCCTCATTACGCGGTGGAGGTTCATTTGACATTGCAAAGGAGTGGGAAAACATGTTGGAGTCCTTGGATCGTGGAAAGCTTGTCCGCCTGGAGATGTTTTATCGTAGTATGCTAGCAGGTGTCAAAGATAAACTGTTGAAGAAACGGATTCAGGAGATATTACTGGAGTCTCAAAGTTCTTTGCCTTCAGAATCCACTCAACGAAACAAGTAACGTCGAATGCTTTTGTGTCAAATTTAAGTTTGCGTTACCTTGAGTCAGGTATTTCCTTGGTTGTGCATGTTATAAAAAATGCcttcatatatttattacttatcCATATGTAAAACAGAGAGATGGAAAGTAGTTCCCTATTACAGATGAACCTCTTGATGATTGTAAGTAGTAGTTAGTTGTgaagaaataataattagagTGTTGTagttttattgatataattatattg is part of the Solanum pennellii chromosome 8, SPENNV200 genome and harbors:
- the LOC107028065 gene encoding mitogen-activated protein kinase kinase kinase 1-like; translated protein: MESIGSSSTPSNHHHHHHRRHLMPTQPLADRIIRAVSHHLRLLHHYDTTFFILGATGNVYTVNLSTTPSCSCPDRTAPCKHILFVFIRVLGVSVDDMCLLRRTLRPCELQRLLSLPISTESLANPNVRERFHQLFFQERSKSSVLKIEIEKGVTCPICLEEMNKEERVGICGTCKNPLHEECLMAWKRSNRRRSMKCVICRARWRDLRANSEQQDKYLNLSAYDDDMQVEDRQSHCGS
- the LOC107028924 gene encoding ultraviolet-B receptor UVR8 produces the protein MAEEVESSGSGNLFNKIIALAAGEAHTLALTANGDVYSWGRGTFGRLGTASETDHLFPARINFDSDGDKRVKIVAIAAGAYHSLAFSDDGSVWGWGYNVYGQLGFDGENSLVPHLLEGFLELGSPNSSASGSERKKLMISSVKGGGMMSAAIDDLGSLWMWGNFPEPQKGKSMESEFSLTSSCNPIPIWNFHGHTVVKVACGNEHVVALVTAGEVYKGSDLLCYSWGGNSHGQLGLGDRQSRQYPEVIEPFNSDAPWTVYEVACGAFHTALLAQRSPSDTLESVCWTFGQGDNGQLGQGTTQSTLSPEPVKGLPRNAFLISVDCGLFHTSVVSSAGDVWSWGMEKGLGLCPEASYSGPDAGDAILPLLIPCSGLYGPKFPEPVQVVCGAAHTILLAGAGYKMWSWGRGWSGVLGNGKMIDCYSPTMALWPPLDADFREQSVKDGSDKSGAEKKTEDVIELERKLSMAAEDVKLLQSKLSLMERYASILHGATFGKPFEERDMPASLRGGGSFDIAKEWENMLESLDRGKLVRLEMFYRSMLAGVKDKLLKKRIQEILLESQSSLPSESTQRNK